Part of the Burkholderia sp. FERM BP-3421 genome, CGCCGCGCCGCTGCGGATCGGCATGACGTTCCAGGAGCTGAACAACCCGTATTTCGTCACGATGCAGCAGGCGCTCAACGACGCCGCCGCGTCGCTCGGCGCGCAGGTGTTCGTGACCGACGCGCATCACGACGTCGGCAAGCAGGTCAGCGACGTCGAGGACATGCTGCAGAAGAAGATCGACATCCTGCTCGTCAACCCGACCGATTCGGCCGGCATCCAGGGCGCGATCACGGCGGCGAAGAAGGCCGGCGCGGTCGTGGTCGCGGTCGATGCGAATGCGAGCGGGCCGGTCGACGCGTTCGTCGGCTCGAAGAATTTCGACGCGGGCGCGCTGTCGTGCGACTACCTCGCGAAGGCGATCGGCGGCAGCGGCGCGGTCGCGATCCTCGACGGCATTCCCGTCGTGCCGATCCTCGAACGCGTGCGCGGCTGCAAGGCGGCGCTCGCGAAGTATCCGAACGTGAAGCTGGTCGCCACCCAGAACGGCCGCCAGGAACGCGCGACCGCGCTCTCGGTGACCGAGAACATGATCCAGGCCAACCCGGCGCTCAAGGGCATCTTCAGCGTCAACGACGGCGGCGCGATGGGCGCCCTCGCGGCGATCAACGTGTCGGGCAGGGACATCAAGCTCACGAGCGTCGACGGTGCGCCCGAAGCGATCGCGGCGATCCGCAAGCCCGATTCGAAGTTCATCCAGACCGCCGCGCAGTTTCCGCGCGACCAGGTGCGGCTCGCGCTCGGCATCGCGCTCGCGCGCAAGTGGGGCGCGGCCGTGCCGAAGGTCGTGCCGGTCGACGTGAAATCGATCGACCGCAGCAACGCGGCCGGCTTCAGCTGGTGAGCGCCGTGGCCGCGCGCGAGGCCCCCGCCGTGGCGCCGCTGCTGAAGCTGTCCGGCGTCGCGAAGCGCTTTCCCGGCGTGCAGGCGCTGCAGGACATCGATCTCGAGATCGCCCCCGGCGAGATCCACGCGCTGCTCGGCGAGAACGGCGCGGGCAAGTCGACGCTGATGAAGATCCTGTGCGGCATCCATGCGCCCGACGCCGGTGCGATCGTCCTCTACGGCGCGCCGCGCCGCTTCGCGCACTATCGCGACGCGGTCGCGGCCGGCATCGGCATCGTGTTCCAGGAGTTCAGCCTGGTGCCCGCGCTCGACGCGGTCGACAACCTGTTCCTCGGCCGCGAGACGCGCACCCGGCTCGGCCTGCGCGACCGCGCCCGCATGCGCGCGGACGCCGCGCAGCGGTTCGCGCGGCTCGGCGTCGCGCTCGATCTCGACGCGCCGGTCGGCGCGCTGTCGGTCGCGCAGCAGCAGTTCGTGGAGATCGGCAAGGCGCTCGCGCTCGACGCGCGCCTCCTGATCCTCGACGAACCCACCGCGACGCTCACGCCGGCCGAGGCCGGTCACCTGTTCGCGATCATGCGCGAGCAGCGCGCGCGCGGCGTGTCGATGATCTTCATCTCGCACCACCTCGACGAGATCTTCGCGGTGTGCGACCGCATCACCGTGCTGCGCGACGGCCGCCGCGTCGGCATGACGGCCGTCGCCGACACCGACGTCGGCCGGCTCGTCGAGATGATGGTCGGCCGGCGCATCGAGCAGAGCTTCCCGCCGAAGGCGTCGCCGCGCGCCGCTGCGCCGGGTACCGCCGCGCCGCTCGCGCTCGACGTGCGCGCGCTGCAGTTGCGCCGCGACGCGCCGGTGCTGCGCTTCGCGCTGCGCGAAGGAGAGATCCTCGGCTTCGCGGGTCTCGTCGGCTCCGGGCGCACCGAGGCCGCGCTCGCGGTGCTCGGCGCAACGCGCGCGCACCGCAAGGAAATCCGCCTCGGCGGCCGCGCCGCCGCGCTGCGCGATCCCGCCGACGCGCTCGCGGCCGGCATCGGCCTGCTGCCGGAAAGCCGCAAGACCGAGGGGCTCATCACGCGCTTCTCGATCCGCGACAACATCTCGCTCAACAACCTCGGCACGTATCGCGCGTGGCGCTGGCTCATCGACCGCCGCCGCGAGGCGGACGCGACCGCCGAAATCATGCGGCGCGTCGGCGTGAAAGCGCCGTCGATGCACGTCGCCGCCGGCACGCTGTCGGGCGGCAACCAGCAGAAGGTCGTGATCGCCCGCTGGCTCAACCATCACGCGCGGATCCTGATCTTCGACGAACCCACGCGCGGCATCGACATCGGCGCGAAGGCCGACATCTACCACCTGATGCGCGCGCTCACCGCACGCGGCTATTCGATCCTGCTGATCTCGTCGGAACTCCCCGAGATCGTGGGCCTGTGCGACCGCGTCGCGGTGTTCCGCCAGGGCCGCATCGAAGCGCTGCTCGAAGGCGACGCCATCACCCCGCACGCCGTGATGACCCACGCGACCACGGCCGCACAAGGAGACAGGCATGACCCCGCGTAATCCCTCTTCCGCCACCGCCCCCACCGCCGCGGCCGCGGCCGCGCTCGCCGCACCCGCGCGCCTGCGGGCCCGGCTGCGCCGCTCGCCCGTCTGCTATCCGCTCGTCGGGCTCATCGTCGTCTGCGTGGCGATGACGCTCGCCAGCGACAGCTTCCTGTCCGCCGCCAACCTCGAGAACGTGCTGCGCCAGGTGTCGATCAACGCGATCATCGCGGTCGGCATGACCTGCGTGATCCTGACGGGCGGCATCGACCTGTCGGTCGGCTCGGTGATGGCGCTGTCGGGCACGCTCGCCGCCGGCCTGATCGCGAGCGGCGTGAACGCGCTCGCGGCGCTCGGCCTCGGGCTCGCGGCCGGCCTCGGCTTCGGCCTCGCGAACGGCCTGTTCGTCGCGTTCGCCGGCATGCCGCCCATCATCGTCACGCTCGCGACCATGGGCATCGCGCGCGGCCTCGCGCTGATCTATACCGGCGGCTACCCGATCGACGGCCTCCCCGACTGGCTCGGCCTCCTCGGCAGCGGCAAGCTCGCCGGCCTGCAGGCCCCCGTGCTGATCATGCTCGCGGTCTATGCGCTCGCCTGGCTCGCGCTCGAACGCATGCCGTTCGGCCGCTACGTGTATGCGATCGGCGGCAACGAGCAGGCGACCCGGCTGTCCGGCGTGCGCGTCACGCGCGTGAAGCTGATCGTCTACGGCCTGTCCGGCCTCACCTCGGCGCTCGCCGGCATCGTGCTCAGCGCCCGCCTGATGAGCGGCCAGCCGAATGCGGGCGTCGGCTTCGAACTCGATGCGATCGCCGCCGTCGTGATGGGCGGCACCTCGATCGCGGGCGGCCGCGGCGCGATCCTCGGCACGCTGATCGGCGCACTGCTGCTCGGCGTGCTCAACAACGGCCTCAACATGGTCGGCGTCAATCCCTACGTGCAGAACGTGATCAAGGGCGGAATCATCCTGCTCGCGATCTACATCAGCCGCGAACGCCGCCCCTGAGCCTTTCCCCTACCCGCTCTTCCCGACAGGATCGACCATGACCGAACCCACCCCCCCATCGATGACCGCGATCGTCTGCCACGCGCCCGAGGACTACCGCGTCGAACGCGTCGCACGGCCGCGCGCCGGCCCGAACGAACTGGTGATCCGGATCGCCGCGTGCGGGATCTGCGCGAGCGACTGCAAGTGCCACGCGGGCGCGAAAATGTTCTGGGGCGGCCCGAGCCCGTGGGTCAAGGCGCCCGTGATTCCCGGCCACGAATTCTTCGGCTACGTCGACGAACTCGGCGAAGGCGCGGCCGCCCACTTCGGCGTCCGCGCCGGCGAGCGCGTGATCGCCGAGCAGATCGTGCCGTGCGGCGCGTGCCGCTATTGCCGCGGCGGCCAGTACTGGATGTGCGAGGTCCACCACATCTTCGGCTTCCAGCGCGGCGTGGCCGACGGCGGCATGGCCGAGTACATGCGGATCCCCGCGACCGCGCGCGTGCACCGGATCCCCGACGGCATCTCGATCGAGGACGCCGCGATCATCGAGCCGCTCGCCTGCGCGATCCACACCGTCAATCGCGGCGAGATCCAGCTCGACGACGTCGTCGTGATCGCGGGCGCGGGGCCGCTCGGCCTGATGATGACCCAGGTCGCGCGGCTCAGGACGCCGCGCAGGCTGGTCGTGATCGACCTCGTCGACGAACGGCTCGCGCTCGCGCGCGCGTACGGCGCGGACCTGACGATCAACCCGCGCGACGAGGATGCGTTGGCCGCCGTCCGCGCGCTGACCGGCGGCTACGGCTGCGACGTCTACATCGAGACGACCGGCGTGCCCGCCGGCGTCACGCAGGGACTGGAGCTGATCCGCAAGCTCGGCCGCTTCGTCGAGTTCTCGGTATTCGGCGCGGAAACCTCGGCCGACTGGTCGATCATCGGCGACCGCAAGGAACTCGACGTGCGCGGCGCGCATCTCGGGCCATACTGCTATCCGATCGCGATCGACCTGCTCGCGCGCGGCCTCGTCACCTCGAAGGGCATCGTCACGCACGACTTCTCGCTGGAGGAATGGGACGCGGCGATCCGCACCGCGCAATCGCTCGATTCGATCAAGGTCCTGCTGCGGCCCGCGCGCTGAGCCGCGCGCGCCGGCCCACCCTGCCCGGCGGCCATCTGACGGAGCACGCATGGAATATGTCATCGGTGTCGACATCGGCACCCAAAGCACCAAGGCGCTGATCGCGGACCGGCACGGCGCGCTCGTCGCGCAGCACGCGTCGCACTACCAGCCGGACACGCCCCGGCCGTTCTGGGCCGAACAATGGCCGTCGGTGTGGCGCGATGCGCTCGCGGCAAGCGTCGCGCGCTGCGTGGCCGACGCGCAGGCGCGCGGCATCGCGCCGGGCGCGATCCGCGCGCTCGCCGTCAGCAGCCTGTACGGCGGCTCCGGGATCCCGGTCGACGACGCCGTGGAACCGCTGCATCCGTGCCTGATCTGGATGGACCGGCGCGCGACCGCGCAGGCCGACGCGGTGCGCGCGCGCCCCGATCTCGACCGGCTGCTCGCGATCACCGGCAACGGCGTCGACAGCTACTACGGCTACACCAAGATCCTGTGGCTGCGCGAGCACCGGCCGGACGTGTGGGCGCGCACCCGCTGGTTCCTGCCGCCGAACGCGTATCTCGCGTACCTGCTCACGGGCGAGATCGCGGTCGATCACAGTTCCGCCGGCAATCTCGGCGGCGTATACGACGTCGCGCGGCGCGCGTGGTCGCAGGAAGCGCTCGACCTGCTCGGCATTCCCGCGCGGATGATGCCGGAACGGCTCGTCGCCTCGTCGGACCCGGTCGGCGCGCTGCTGCCGGACTGGGCCGCGCGGCTCGGGCTCGACGCCGGCATCCCGGTGATCGCGGGCGGCGTCGACGCGGCGGTGGCGACCTTCGCGGCGGGCGTCACGCGG contains:
- a CDS encoding substrate-binding domain-containing protein, producing MLTKTLLPLRAAACALACGAAFASADAAAAPLRIGMTFQELNNPYFVTMQQALNDAAASLGAQVFVTDAHHDVGKQVSDVEDMLQKKIDILLVNPTDSAGIQGAITAAKKAGAVVVAVDANASGPVDAFVGSKNFDAGALSCDYLAKAIGGSGAVAILDGIPVVPILERVRGCKAALAKYPNVKLVATQNGRQERATALSVTENMIQANPALKGIFSVNDGGAMGALAAINVSGRDIKLTSVDGAPEAIAAIRKPDSKFIQTAAQFPRDQVRLALGIALARKWGAAVPKVVPVDVKSIDRSNAAGFSW
- a CDS encoding ABC transporter permease, encoding MTPRNPSSATAPTAAAAAALAAPARLRARLRRSPVCYPLVGLIVVCVAMTLASDSFLSAANLENVLRQVSINAIIAVGMTCVILTGGIDLSVGSVMALSGTLAAGLIASGVNALAALGLGLAAGLGFGLANGLFVAFAGMPPIIVTLATMGIARGLALIYTGGYPIDGLPDWLGLLGSGKLAGLQAPVLIMLAVYALAWLALERMPFGRYVYAIGGNEQATRLSGVRVTRVKLIVYGLSGLTSALAGIVLSARLMSGQPNAGVGFELDAIAAVVMGGTSIAGGRGAILGTLIGALLLGVLNNGLNMVGVNPYVQNVIKGGIILLAIYISRERRP
- a CDS encoding FGGY-family carbohydrate kinase; amino-acid sequence: MEYVIGVDIGTQSTKALIADRHGALVAQHASHYQPDTPRPFWAEQWPSVWRDALAASVARCVADAQARGIAPGAIRALAVSSLYGGSGIPVDDAVEPLHPCLIWMDRRATAQADAVRARPDLDRLLAITGNGVDSYYGYTKILWLREHRPDVWARTRWFLPPNAYLAYLLTGEIAVDHSSAGNLGGVYDVARRAWSQEALDLLGIPARMMPERLVASSDPVGALLPDWAARLGLDAGIPVIAGGVDAAVATFAAGVTRPGQHVAMLGTSMCWGYLDHRADARHGLVSMPHVFNGAHDLYVFGGAIAAGASVTWYREQFCQAEIAAARAEPDGDPHRLLEAQAARVPAGAGGVTFLPYLMGERSPVWDAQASGAFIGLSLFHTRAHLYRAVLEGVAFALRHNIEAGRRGTGALDERLIVVGGAAHSDLWMQIIADVTGFPVWTIEQDVEAAMGAALLAALGAGLVDDAAARRGWVTLAERARPDPERRALYDARFGVYADLYPALRPLMHRVSPS
- a CDS encoding sugar ABC transporter ATP-binding protein, which translates into the protein MGRGRAEGRAGRREIDRPQQRGRLQLVSAVAAREAPAVAPLLKLSGVAKRFPGVQALQDIDLEIAPGEIHALLGENGAGKSTLMKILCGIHAPDAGAIVLYGAPRRFAHYRDAVAAGIGIVFQEFSLVPALDAVDNLFLGRETRTRLGLRDRARMRADAAQRFARLGVALDLDAPVGALSVAQQQFVEIGKALALDARLLILDEPTATLTPAEAGHLFAIMREQRARGVSMIFISHHLDEIFAVCDRITVLRDGRRVGMTAVADTDVGRLVEMMVGRRIEQSFPPKASPRAAAPGTAAPLALDVRALQLRRDAPVLRFALREGEILGFAGLVGSGRTEAALAVLGATRAHRKEIRLGGRAAALRDPADALAAGIGLLPESRKTEGLITRFSIRDNISLNNLGTYRAWRWLIDRRREADATAEIMRRVGVKAPSMHVAAGTLSGGNQQKVVIARWLNHHARILIFDEPTRGIDIGAKADIYHLMRALTARGYSILLISSELPEIVGLCDRVAVFRQGRIEALLEGDAITPHAVMTHATTAAQGDRHDPA
- a CDS encoding alcohol dehydrogenase catalytic domain-containing protein; this encodes MTEPTPPSMTAIVCHAPEDYRVERVARPRAGPNELVIRIAACGICASDCKCHAGAKMFWGGPSPWVKAPVIPGHEFFGYVDELGEGAAAHFGVRAGERVIAEQIVPCGACRYCRGGQYWMCEVHHIFGFQRGVADGGMAEYMRIPATARVHRIPDGISIEDAAIIEPLACAIHTVNRGEIQLDDVVVIAGAGPLGLMMTQVARLRTPRRLVVIDLVDERLALARAYGADLTINPRDEDALAAVRALTGGYGCDVYIETTGVPAGVTQGLELIRKLGRFVEFSVFGAETSADWSIIGDRKELDVRGAHLGPYCYPIAIDLLARGLVTSKGIVTHDFSLEEWDAAIRTAQSLDSIKVLLRPAR